A window of the Desulfopila inferna genome harbors these coding sequences:
- a CDS encoding DsrE family protein, whose amino-acid sequence MANFLFVLSSADNEKATRCFQFAKIAHSKGHTVNLFFIDNGVDWAIKGKDGSERTVTGDCPDDYLPYLVENEVQTGVCTPCANNRKLDEADFHANMLLDGGPHLIDMAAEAKVFNF is encoded by the coding sequence ATGGCAAATTTTCTTTTTGTATTGAGTTCCGCTGATAATGAAAAAGCTACCCGTTGTTTTCAGTTCGCCAAAATCGCTCATTCCAAAGGGCATACGGTAAACCTTTTTTTCATCGACAATGGGGTTGACTGGGCAATCAAGGGGAAAGACGGCAGTGAGAGGACCGTGACCGGTGACTGCCCCGATGATTATCTCCCCTATCTTGTGGAAAATGAGGTACAGACAGGAGTCTGCACACCATGCGCCAACAACAGAAAATTGGATGAAGCGGATTTCCATGCAAATATGTTGCTGGATGGCGGTCCGCATCTGATTGATATGGCGGCGGAGGCCAAAGTCTTTAATTTCTAA
- a CDS encoding biopolymer transporter ExbB, giving the protein MSKPRYYLLMMFVYLGIVAIVCALLYKPLKGAFMANWGFNLVIFGVLAIGILLNVRRVVTLEPEINWIKIFRTGTSGLSVAESPELLKPLAKHLEGMHRDRFSLSALSLRTVLEGIRGRLDESREISRYIVGLLVFLGLLGTFWGLLGTIGAVSGVIGGFDVGDRDFDLMFKTLKAGLQEPLQGMGTAFSSSLFGLGGSLVLGFLDIQANHAQNRFFNELEEWLSGVTQLVRRTSGTQFEDEQQYPPSEFSHLQFDKLLQEMQRTNSNIEELLQKSPSGSASDSFSEPDKG; this is encoded by the coding sequence ATGAGTAAGCCGCGCTACTATCTTTTGATGATGTTCGTATATCTCGGCATTGTCGCTATTGTCTGCGCTCTTTTATACAAGCCGCTCAAAGGGGCGTTCATGGCCAACTGGGGATTCAATCTTGTCATCTTCGGAGTTCTGGCCATCGGTATTCTACTCAATGTCCGCCGTGTGGTCACCCTTGAACCGGAAATTAACTGGATTAAGATCTTCCGCACCGGAACCTCCGGATTATCGGTTGCCGAAAGCCCGGAACTGCTCAAGCCCCTGGCCAAGCATCTCGAAGGCATGCACCGGGATCGCTTCAGCCTCTCGGCCCTGTCCCTGCGCACTGTACTTGAGGGAATCCGCGGCCGACTGGATGAATCCCGGGAGATATCACGGTATATTGTCGGCCTCCTTGTTTTTCTCGGTCTGCTTGGTACCTTCTGGGGATTACTGGGCACTATCGGTGCGGTCAGCGGTGTTATTGGTGGTTTTGATGTCGGCGACAGAGATTTTGATTTAATGTTCAAGACCTTGAAAGCCGGACTTCAGGAACCACTCCAAGGCATGGGTACGGCTTTCAGTTCATCACTCTTTGGACTGGGCGGCTCCCTGGTGCTTGGTTTTCTCGATATTCAGGCCAACCATGCTCAGAACAGGTTTTTCAATGAGCTTGAGGAATGGCTTTCCGGTGTGACTCAACTGGTGAGAAGGACATCAGGTACTCAGTTTGAGGACGAGCAGCAGTATCCTCCGTCGGAATTTTCTCATTTACAGTTCGACAAGTTGTTGCAGGAAATGCAGCGCACTAACAGTAATATAGAGGAGTTGCTTCAGAAATCGCCGTCCGGATCAGCTTCTGATTCATTCTCTGAGCCGGATAAAGGGTAG
- the fumC gene encoding class II fumarate hydratase, with protein sequence MKYRIEKDTMGEVEVANDKLWGAQTQRSLINFGIGPPASMPIEIIRALGYLKKAAALTNRDLGRLSPEKTDYIVRVCHEIIAGELDEHFPLVIWQTGSGTHTNMNINEVISNRIHILQGKQLGYGTRFAHPNDDVNMSQSSNDTFPSAMHIAAAMVLENKTLPSLDVLLQALKNKVEQYKDITKIGRTHLMDATPITVGQEFSGYVHLLDQGRKSLSHSLIRLQELASGGTAVGTGLNCPSGYAEKAAEYIAKFTGFPFRTAPNKFEALSAHDGLVAAHGALKQLALSLHKIAQDIRLLASGPRCGLGEISLPANEPGSSIMPGKVNPSQIEALTMVCGQVIGNDVALGFGAVNGHFELNVYRPLIISNFLQSANLLADAVQSFHDNCAVGIQVNREKIQEHLENSLMLVTSLTPHIGYDKAADIAKAAFHNNTTLKAEALKLLDVEEKEIDQWLNPQAMLGRE encoded by the coding sequence ATGAAATATCGAATAGAAAAAGACACAATGGGTGAGGTCGAAGTAGCGAATGACAAGTTATGGGGAGCGCAGACCCAGCGTTCCCTGATAAATTTCGGGATCGGTCCGCCGGCTTCAATGCCCATCGAAATAATCCGCGCCCTCGGCTATCTCAAAAAGGCAGCGGCCCTGACAAACCGGGATCTCGGTAGGCTGTCTCCTGAAAAAACCGATTATATCGTCAGGGTCTGCCACGAGATTATAGCCGGTGAGCTGGATGAGCATTTCCCTCTGGTCATCTGGCAAACTGGCTCCGGGACCCATACCAACATGAACATCAATGAGGTTATCTCAAACAGGATTCATATTCTGCAGGGAAAGCAGCTCGGCTATGGCACTCGTTTTGCGCACCCCAATGATGATGTGAATATGTCTCAATCATCCAATGACACCTTTCCCAGTGCCATGCATATCGCAGCTGCCATGGTACTGGAAAACAAAACATTGCCGTCCCTCGATGTATTGCTTCAGGCCCTGAAGAATAAGGTTGAGCAGTACAAGGACATTACGAAAATTGGCAGAACCCACCTTATGGATGCTACTCCAATAACTGTTGGGCAGGAATTTTCCGGGTATGTTCATCTGCTTGATCAGGGCAGAAAGTCTCTGTCCCATTCACTGATACGCCTGCAGGAACTCGCATCAGGTGGAACCGCAGTCGGCACGGGATTGAACTGTCCTTCCGGATATGCCGAAAAGGCAGCTGAATATATAGCTAAATTCACTGGATTTCCATTTCGTACGGCACCAAATAAATTTGAAGCACTGTCTGCTCACGATGGTCTGGTTGCCGCACATGGAGCATTAAAGCAGCTGGCGCTGAGCCTTCATAAAATCGCTCAGGATATCCGCCTGCTTGCCTCCGGGCCGCGCTGTGGCCTTGGCGAGATATCCCTTCCTGCAAATGAACCCGGTTCCTCTATTATGCCGGGAAAGGTGAATCCCAGTCAGATTGAAGCACTGACCATGGTGTGCGGCCAGGTAATAGGTAATGATGTCGCTCTTGGTTTTGGTGCGGTCAATGGCCATTTCGAACTCAATGTCTATAGACCGCTTATTATCTCTAACTTCCTACAGTCGGCAAATCTTCTGGCGGATGCTGTTCAGTCCTTCCATGATAACTGTGCTGTAGGTATTCAGGTCAACAGGGAGAAAATTCAGGAACATCTGGAAAATTCTCTGATGCTGGTGACTTCGTTAACCCCCCATATCGGCTATGATAAAGCAGCTGATATTGCCAAAGCCGCTTTCCACAATAATACCACGCTAAAGGCAGAAGCTCTTAAATTACTTGACGTAGAGGAAAAGGAGATCGATCAGTGGCTTAATCCTCAGGCAATGCTCGGACGGGAATGA
- a CDS encoding peptidoglycan -binding protein, with protein sequence MALGSRRSPQSESIWPGYVDVLSALLMVVIFVLLIFTFSQFILSHILTSQSSELEDLHLQLEEITKRLGLEQETNAAMTETIAALSAQVDTLTIQRTELQEQVEYLQEKRIEDREIMEEDLRAMASLQEDIQALETLRRELEERIGELAATLENEQQLSETLRDRSKALRARLAEEKEKTLLVQEEIEQRDIRIQALSALVGEQREALENQRSLAADARAEVALLNRKMDQLRQQLDEIANALRLSELKRAEQEEEIRDIGERLNIELARRVTDLERYRSEFFGRLRDIIADNPMISIEGDRFLLQAELLFPSGSAELSEQGKNELEELAEVLRGVLPAIPDDLQWILRVDGHTDRIPITTANFSSNWELSAARALSVVQYLAGQGIPENRMAAAGFSKFHPVDPADTPEAHRRNRRIEIKFTSR encoded by the coding sequence ATGGCCTTGGGCTCACGCCGCTCCCCGCAATCCGAAAGCATCTGGCCGGGATATGTCGATGTGCTTTCGGCTTTATTGATGGTGGTTATTTTTGTCTTGCTGATCTTCACCTTTTCACAATTTATCCTAAGCCATATTCTCACCAGTCAGAGCAGCGAACTGGAAGATCTTCATCTGCAGCTCGAAGAAATAACCAAACGTCTGGGGCTTGAGCAGGAAACTAATGCGGCGATGACGGAAACCATCGCCGCTCTGTCCGCTCAGGTGGATACCTTGACCATTCAGCGCACGGAGCTTCAGGAACAAGTTGAGTATCTGCAAGAAAAGAGGATTGAAGATCGTGAAATAATGGAGGAGGACCTGCGTGCCATGGCCAGCCTGCAGGAAGATATTCAGGCCCTTGAAACCCTGCGTCGAGAGCTGGAGGAGCGAATCGGAGAGCTGGCCGCTACATTGGAGAACGAACAGCAGTTGAGCGAAACCCTGCGCGACCGCAGTAAGGCTTTGCGGGCTCGTTTGGCTGAAGAAAAAGAGAAAACCCTGCTTGTCCAGGAGGAGATCGAACAGCGCGATATCAGGATTCAGGCTTTATCTGCCCTGGTTGGTGAGCAGCGGGAGGCCCTGGAAAACCAGCGCAGCTTGGCAGCGGATGCGCGTGCGGAGGTGGCCCTGCTTAATCGGAAAATGGATCAGCTGCGGCAGCAGCTTGATGAAATCGCCAATGCTCTAAGACTGTCCGAGCTAAAGCGAGCCGAGCAGGAAGAAGAAATTCGTGATATCGGCGAGCGGCTCAATATCGAGTTAGCCAGGCGGGTAACCGATCTGGAGAGATATCGCTCAGAATTTTTTGGACGACTGCGAGACATCATCGCCGATAATCCCATGATAAGCATCGAAGGAGATCGTTTTCTCCTTCAGGCCGAGTTGCTGTTTCCTTCAGGAAGCGCTGAATTGAGTGAGCAGGGCAAAAACGAGCTTGAAGAACTCGCTGAAGTGCTGAGGGGGGTACTTCCGGCAATACCCGATGACCTGCAGTGGATTCTCCGGGTGGACGGCCATACCGACAGGATACCAATAACCACGGCGAATTTCTCGTCCAACTGGGAGCTGTCTGCAGCAAGGGCACTTTCGGTTGTACAATATCTTGCGGGTCAGGGAATCCCGGAGAATCGCATGGCTGCCGCCGGTTTCAGTAAGTTTCATCCCGTTGATCCGGCGGATACTCCGGAAGCCCATCGTCGCAACCGGCGTATTGAAATCAAATTTACCTCGCGCTGA
- a CDS encoding DUF3786 domain-containing protein gives MKTFKNALEIFTLLNRSNCRDCQLPTCMAFAGAVYTGKKKLRDCPHIPPEILQEYGEVAAESAIAENIDKAMRKLKSEITKIDLQSVASKIGGTYNNGRITVKVLGKNFSVADNGDIYTDIHITPWVTLPVYNYILRGGDKEITGRWVPLRELPSGQDWFRLFGQRCEIPLKKIADEYPDLFEDMVRLFSANLVENHYQSDVSVVLHPLPKLPMLICYWHPEGELESDLNLFFDETAEDYLDLNSINSIGSGFVTMLEKFIMRHGFR, from the coding sequence ATGAAAACCTTTAAAAATGCTTTAGAAATATTTACGTTGCTGAACAGATCCAACTGCAGAGACTGTCAGTTGCCAACCTGCATGGCATTTGCCGGAGCAGTCTATACCGGTAAGAAAAAGCTTAGAGACTGCCCACATATCCCCCCGGAAATTCTACAGGAATACGGAGAGGTCGCTGCCGAAAGCGCCATTGCGGAAAACATCGACAAAGCGATGAGAAAGCTTAAATCAGAAATTACCAAAATTGATCTTCAAAGTGTCGCCAGCAAAATTGGGGGTACATACAATAACGGTAGAATTACCGTGAAAGTCCTCGGCAAGAACTTTTCTGTTGCCGATAACGGTGACATCTACACCGATATCCACATCACTCCATGGGTTACATTACCCGTTTATAATTATATTCTTCGGGGAGGCGATAAGGAAATTACCGGCCGCTGGGTACCGCTGCGCGAACTGCCCAGCGGCCAGGACTGGTTTCGCCTGTTCGGTCAGCGCTGCGAAATACCCTTAAAGAAGATAGCGGACGAATATCCGGATCTATTCGAGGACATGGTACGGCTGTTCAGTGCCAATCTGGTGGAAAATCATTACCAATCCGATGTTTCCGTCGTCCTTCATCCTCTTCCTAAACTGCCCATGCTTATCTGTTACTGGCACCCGGAAGGCGAACTGGAATCAGACCTTAACCTCTTTTTTGATGAAACGGCTGAGGATTATCTTGATCTCAATTCTATAAATTCAATAGGATCCGGATTTGTCACTATGCTGGAGAAGTTTATCATGAGGCACGGTTTTCGCTGA
- a CDS encoding GNAT family N-acetyltransferase, producing MEDLSKIQWQWRCFTDFTAAQMHEILAVRQEVFVVEQKCVYLDADCFDCSSFHLLGRAEDGQLGAYARLSFPGSRYQEPSIGRLLTTASYRGRGLGRMALRLAIKKSRREYPGKVIRISAQLHLESFYGEFGFRGRGLPYDEDGIAHIDMFLEQDG from the coding sequence ATGGAAGATCTTTCAAAAATCCAATGGCAGTGGCGGTGCTTCACCGATTTCACAGCAGCTCAGATGCACGAAATACTGGCCGTCAGGCAGGAGGTTTTCGTCGTCGAGCAGAAATGCGTATATCTGGATGCCGACTGTTTTGACTGCAGTTCCTTCCATCTTCTGGGAAGGGCTGAGGATGGACAATTAGGAGCCTATGCCCGGCTGAGCTTTCCCGGGAGCAGGTATCAGGAGCCTTCCATCGGCAGGCTCCTGACCACGGCATCTTATCGAGGCAGAGGCTTGGGAAGGATGGCTTTGCGTCTTGCCATTAAAAAAAGCCGCAGGGAATACCCGGGAAAGGTGATCAGAATCTCGGCACAACTCCATCTTGAAAGCTTTTATGGAGAATTTGGTTTTCGAGGCAGAGGACTTCCCTATGACGAAGACGGTATTGCCCATATTGATATGTTTCTGGAGCAGGACGGATGA
- a CDS encoding TIGR04211 family SH3 domain-containing protein: MKKVTSRLPLHFSFISALFCCALIMVMFTELAAAQTWYIRPTAEIPLRRGQGSDYKILAIVPNGTAVDVIKEEGSWTNVVTKDGQEGWILGRYLTTEPPLEESLEALQKENAIYKEKSVVLQSRNEELKALNTALQNTLENNKNQLVETTAKYRKLTDDTADVIAIRNNLDQSRQTITKLQQELDSITAENKRLKASQNIKWFLAGVGTLIFGGIVGMAGSKSKKRRSSLY; this comes from the coding sequence ATGAAGAAAGTAACTTCCAGACTACCTTTACATTTCAGTTTTATATCTGCTCTTTTTTGCTGCGCCCTTATTATGGTTATGTTTACTGAACTGGCAGCCGCACAAACCTGGTACATACGGCCTACAGCTGAAATTCCACTGCGCCGGGGCCAGGGAAGCGACTATAAGATTTTGGCTATTGTCCCTAACGGTACCGCTGTGGATGTCATTAAAGAAGAAGGCTCCTGGACGAATGTTGTCACCAAAGACGGCCAGGAAGGTTGGATTTTAGGGAGATACCTGACCACAGAACCTCCACTGGAAGAGAGCCTTGAGGCCCTGCAGAAGGAAAATGCCATATATAAAGAGAAGTCTGTTGTGCTGCAATCCAGGAATGAAGAGCTGAAAGCTTTAAACACAGCCCTGCAGAATACCCTCGAAAACAACAAAAATCAGCTCGTTGAAACCACGGCAAAATATCGGAAACTCACCGATGATACGGCTGATGTCATCGCCATTAGAAATAACCTCGACCAAAGCAGACAAACCATTACAAAGCTGCAGCAGGAGCTCGATTCCATTACCGCCGAAAACAAACGACTGAAGGCGAGCCAGAACATTAAATGGTTCCTGGCAGGTGTAGGGACTCTTATTTTCGGTGGTATCGTAGGCATGGCCGGCAGCAAATCAAAAAAGCGAAGATCCTCTCTTTATTAG
- the lon gene encoding endopeptidase La, with translation MADDTTVIAADDSNYSDEQNKNSEHSLVVAKDVFPDRLLLFPLHDRPMFPKMMGPVIVDDKQYQKVIMEIGEKSKPMYFGLLLVKPSEDNLQHRPTEQDDFFSMGVVVRVQSVSPFDQGEPLQLVVQAVERFKVQRITFKDKVPYADVEYFREERIEVTEELKAYSVAIVDAMKELVTLNPLFKEGLSLIIERINVSDPSALADFAASMTTSSGPELQKILETLNVRERIEKVLVLLKNELEVSKLKAQISKRIEEQLSKQQREFFLKQQLQEIKKELGLAKDDTQTEVEKFQKRLKDLTLSEEASERIKEEIDKLKLLSPSSPEFNVTRGYLDWLTLMPWGVYTEDNYDIKKATDVLEKEHHGLDDVKNRILELISVGIIKGDLSGSIILLVGPPGVGKTSIGQAIAKALGRKYYRFSLGGMRDEAEIKGHRRTYIGAMPGKFIQAIKTCKTANPLIMLDEVDKIGASFRGDPASALLEVLDPEQNQDFLDHYLDVRFDLSKVLFICTANQMETIPQPLIDRMEVIRLPGYINKEKVEIATKHLIPKQRKAHGISAKQVIFSKSVLRAIIDGYAREAGVRTLENCIKKILRKKAKDLVENPDQTIRIRIEDLHDLLGKKSFTEDQAFKKPQIGVITGLAYTSMGGATLYIESIPIPATQPGYKQTGQLGKVMVESSEIAYSYVRSLLRNDKNAVDFFKNNFIHLHVPAGATPKDGPSAGVTMACSLYSLARNTPIADSIAMTGELTLSGLIMPIGGVKEKLIAAKRAKIKQVILPAENKEDYDLLPDHIQEGIKPHFVSTFNDVKKICFPS, from the coding sequence ATGGCAGATGATACAACTGTTATAGCAGCGGACGATTCTAATTATTCTGATGAACAAAATAAAAACAGCGAGCATTCACTGGTCGTCGCCAAAGATGTATTCCCCGACAGGCTCCTGCTGTTTCCCCTTCATGATCGGCCGATGTTTCCTAAAATGATGGGCCCTGTCATTGTCGACGACAAGCAGTACCAGAAAGTGATCATGGAAATCGGCGAGAAGTCCAAGCCGATGTACTTCGGACTCCTGCTTGTCAAACCCTCCGAAGACAACCTCCAGCATCGCCCCACCGAACAGGATGATTTTTTTTCCATGGGGGTTGTTGTCAGAGTACAAAGCGTCTCACCCTTCGATCAGGGGGAGCCTCTGCAGCTGGTTGTCCAGGCAGTTGAGCGCTTCAAGGTGCAGCGGATAACCTTCAAAGATAAAGTGCCGTATGCCGATGTGGAATATTTCCGCGAGGAAAGAATTGAAGTTACCGAAGAACTCAAAGCATATTCCGTGGCCATCGTTGATGCCATGAAGGAGTTGGTAACATTAAACCCTTTGTTTAAAGAGGGACTGTCACTGATTATTGAACGGATCAATGTCAGCGATCCCAGCGCGCTGGCTGATTTCGCCGCCTCCATGACCACCTCTTCAGGGCCGGAATTACAGAAAATCCTTGAAACCCTGAATGTACGAGAGCGTATCGAGAAGGTTCTCGTACTTTTGAAGAACGAACTTGAAGTCTCCAAGTTGAAAGCCCAGATCTCCAAGCGCATTGAGGAACAACTCTCCAAACAGCAGCGGGAATTTTTCCTTAAACAACAGCTCCAGGAAATCAAGAAAGAGCTGGGGCTGGCCAAGGATGATACGCAGACCGAGGTCGAGAAGTTTCAGAAACGTCTGAAGGATCTGACTTTGAGCGAAGAGGCCTCCGAGCGCATAAAAGAAGAAATCGACAAGCTCAAACTCCTTAGTCCGTCATCTCCGGAATTTAATGTAACCCGCGGGTATCTCGATTGGCTGACCCTCATGCCGTGGGGGGTGTATACCGAAGATAATTACGACATCAAAAAGGCAACCGATGTCCTGGAAAAAGAGCATCATGGCCTCGACGACGTCAAAAACCGCATCCTTGAGCTGATCTCGGTGGGCATCATCAAAGGTGATCTTTCCGGCTCCATCATCCTTCTCGTCGGCCCTCCGGGTGTAGGAAAGACTTCGATCGGTCAGGCCATCGCCAAGGCCCTCGGCAGAAAATATTACCGGTTTTCACTTGGCGGTATGCGGGATGAAGCTGAAATAAAAGGGCATCGGCGAACCTATATCGGAGCCATGCCCGGTAAATTTATTCAGGCAATCAAAACTTGCAAAACGGCTAATCCCCTGATAATGCTCGACGAGGTAGACAAAATAGGGGCAAGTTTCCGCGGCGATCCTGCATCAGCGCTGCTCGAGGTCCTTGACCCTGAACAAAACCAGGATTTCCTCGACCACTATCTTGATGTGCGTTTTGATCTCTCCAAGGTGCTCTTTATCTGCACAGCCAATCAAATGGAAACCATTCCCCAGCCATTGATCGACAGAATGGAGGTTATACGTCTTCCCGGCTATATAAACAAGGAAAAGGTGGAAATCGCCACCAAGCACCTTATCCCCAAGCAGAGAAAAGCGCATGGCATCAGCGCCAAGCAGGTAATTTTCTCAAAATCGGTACTTCGTGCCATTATAGACGGCTATGCCAGAGAAGCCGGGGTCCGCACCCTGGAAAACTGCATCAAAAAGATTTTGAGGAAAAAGGCCAAGGATTTGGTGGAAAATCCCGATCAGACCATTCGCATAAGAATAGAAGATCTTCACGATCTTTTGGGCAAGAAAAGCTTCACCGAAGATCAGGCCTTCAAAAAACCGCAGATTGGCGTTATCACCGGGCTGGCCTATACCTCCATGGGTGGCGCCACTCTATACATTGAATCCATCCCCATCCCGGCAACGCAACCCGGCTACAAACAAACCGGCCAACTCGGCAAGGTGATGGTGGAATCATCTGAAATTGCCTACAGCTACGTCCGTTCTTTGCTCAGGAACGATAAGAACGCCGTCGATTTTTTTAAAAACAATTTCATTCACCTTCATGTACCAGCCGGGGCAACACCGAAGGACGGTCCCTCGGCAGGAGTGACCATGGCCTGTTCTCTTTATTCATTGGCCAGGAATACACCGATAGCCGATTCCATTGCGATGACCGGTGAACTCACCCTGAGTGGCCTGATTATGCCTATCGGCGGAGTAAAGGAGAAATTGATCGCCGCCAAACGCGCCAAGATCAAACAGGTCATTCTTCCCGCGGAAAACAAGGAAGATTATGATCTTCTGCCTGACCATATCCAGGAAGGAATCAAGCCTCATTTTGTAAGTACTTTCAATGATGTGAAAAAAATTTGCTTCCCTTCCTGA
- a CDS encoding LysE family translocator — MMEDFGIINFPAFLLAGILLNLTPGSDTLYILARSISQGKRAGILSALGISTGALVHTIAAAAGLSVLLAGSATLFNLVKYAGALYLIYLGIKALKTGSTPQPGEPLSTRRYSSRQIYISGVLTNVLNPKVALFFLAFLPQFIIPGDHQAVLSFLILGITFITTGTIWCLFLALFASSLTEKIIGSTGFSKMLHKVTGVLFIGLGISLAFSRR; from the coding sequence ATGATGGAAGATTTTGGAATCATAAATTTTCCTGCCTTCCTCCTGGCTGGAATACTGCTGAACCTGACGCCTGGCTCTGACACCCTCTATATCCTGGCACGCTCAATTTCCCAGGGTAAGAGAGCCGGCATCCTCTCGGCTCTGGGTATTTCGACTGGAGCTCTTGTGCACACAATTGCCGCCGCTGCAGGTCTTAGCGTGCTGCTTGCCGGTTCAGCAACTCTTTTCAACCTGGTCAAATATGCCGGAGCGCTCTATCTGATCTACCTGGGTATCAAGGCTCTGAAAACCGGGAGCACGCCACAGCCGGGAGAACCACTGAGCACACGGAGATACTCCAGCCGCCAGATCTACATATCCGGGGTGCTGACTAATGTACTCAACCCCAAGGTCGCACTTTTTTTTCTCGCCTTTTTGCCGCAGTTTATCATTCCGGGTGATCATCAGGCAGTCCTCTCATTCCTTATTCTCGGAATTACCTTTATAACAACCGGAACCATCTGGTGCCTTTTCCTGGCGCTTTTCGCCTCCAGCCTGACCGAGAAAATTATCGGCAGCACAGGCTTCTCCAAAATGCTGCATAAAGTGACCGGTGTTCTTTTTATCGGTCTGGGAATTTCTCTGGCGTTCTCCAGGAGATAG
- a CDS encoding AI-2E family transporter: MTENTQKRNGFFIALLTVGLIIASLYIFSPFLKYILVATVLALSTSHGYNSLITAIDKRETLPAWVRRSRRALVATLFTSFFLMMIFLPLLYFITVTIDQVSALNMSEIRETALSMWNRLIVFMEGVPLLHDLFQRLQSEGTSLINGSSIEAIIKGGENMISGVSGLIVQIGWILTFYFLFNIYGNRILHFLATLLPTSIEHEKYLYRECSGTVAVVFYGALFNMAAQGLAFGLLMVFIGGYNSMYLGVLAGFCSIIPIIGAALVYIPIIALELFDRNYINALVILVFAVSVMGFFIDNILRLIFIGYLKRLFGFEYTMNEILILLSILAGIATMGFWGLIIGPSVVALTIASANISRDYLAEEGHTPQLPSD, from the coding sequence ATGACGGAGAATACCCAAAAAAGAAACGGCTTTTTTATTGCTCTCCTAACGGTGGGACTTATCATAGCTTCTCTCTACATCTTTTCTCCATTTCTCAAATACATCCTCGTTGCCACAGTTCTGGCTTTATCAACCAGCCATGGCTACAATTCTCTTATAACGGCTATAGACAAAAGAGAAACACTGCCCGCCTGGGTACGAAGGTCCCGCCGTGCCCTTGTCGCCACTCTGTTTACTTCCTTTTTCCTGATGATGATTTTTTTGCCTCTGCTGTATTTCATCACAGTTACCATCGACCAGGTGTCCGCTCTCAATATGTCGGAAATCAGGGAAACCGCGCTCTCTATGTGGAATCGGTTAATAGTCTTCATGGAAGGCGTGCCACTGTTGCATGATCTTTTCCAGCGCCTGCAAAGCGAAGGAACCTCGCTTATCAACGGATCATCCATCGAAGCCATTATCAAGGGTGGAGAAAATATGATTTCAGGAGTGAGTGGTCTGATAGTTCAGATTGGCTGGATACTTACCTTTTATTTTCTATTTAATATATACGGCAACAGAATCCTGCATTTTCTGGCGACATTACTGCCCACTTCAATCGAACATGAAAAATATCTCTACCGGGAATGCTCGGGAACCGTTGCCGTGGTTTTTTATGGCGCCCTGTTCAATATGGCGGCGCAGGGGCTTGCCTTTGGTCTGCTGATGGTCTTTATAGGCGGCTATAACAGCATGTATCTTGGAGTGCTGGCCGGTTTCTGTTCAATTATTCCCATAATAGGCGCTGCACTTGTTTATATTCCCATTATCGCCCTGGAACTCTTCGACCGCAACTACATCAATGCACTGGTGATTTTAGTTTTTGCCGTTTCCGTTATGGGATTTTTTATTGACAATATTCTCCGTCTTATCTTTATCGGCTATCTGAAAAGGCTTTTCGGCTTCGAATATACCATGAACGAGATTCTGATTCTGCTGTCGATACTGGCAGGTATCGCAACGATGGGTTTCTGGGGGTTGATTATCGGACCTTCCGTTGTAGCATTGACCATCGCATCGGCAAACATCAGCCGAGACTACCTGGCTGAAGAGGGACATACACCGCAGCTCCCCTCTGATTAG
- the rd gene encoding rubredoxin has product MKKYVCDICDYVYDPAAGDPDNGVDPGTAFADLPEDWVCPLCGASKDDFTEMA; this is encoded by the coding sequence GTGAAAAAGTATGTATGCGATATATGTGATTATGTATATGACCCAGCCGCGGGTGATCCTGATAATGGTGTTGATCCCGGAACGGCTTTTGCGGATCTGCCGGAAGACTGGGTTTGTCCACTTTGCGGTGCCTCAAAAGACGACTTTACCGAAATGGCCTGA